Proteins from a genomic interval of Paenibacillus sp. FSL H8-0048:
- the fsa gene encoding fructose-6-phosphate aldolase, which translates to MKFFLDTGNIEEIKRITRLGLVDGVTTNPSLIAKEGRLFKDVIKEIVAIVPGPVSAEVIGLTAEEMLKEAYEIAEWAPNVVIKLPMTEDGLEACYELTKKGIKTNVTLVFSAAQGLMAAKAGATYISPFVGRLDDIGVDGMKLIKDLKTILTNYDLKSEIIAASIRNIAHVEQAAIAGAHIATIPGSLLPSLWKHPLTDNGIERFLKDWEKVPQV; encoded by the coding sequence ATGAAATTTTTCTTGGATACCGGAAATATTGAGGAAATCAAACGTATTACCCGCCTCGGATTAGTGGATGGCGTAACGACGAACCCGTCGCTGATCGCCAAGGAAGGCAGATTGTTTAAGGACGTAATCAAAGAGATCGTAGCTATTGTCCCTGGTCCTGTAAGCGCTGAGGTTATCGGTCTTACAGCTGAAGAGATGCTTAAGGAAGCTTACGAGATCGCTGAATGGGCTCCGAACGTGGTCATCAAGCTGCCTATGACCGAAGATGGTCTGGAAGCTTGTTATGAACTGACCAAAAAAGGCATCAAAACCAACGTAACGCTAGTATTCTCCGCTGCTCAAGGCCTCATGGCCGCCAAGGCAGGAGCAACTTATATCAGTCCGTTCGTCGGACGTCTGGATGATATCGGTGTAGACGGCATGAAGCTGATCAAGGATCTGAAGACGATTCTGACCAACTATGACCTGAAATCCGAGATCATCGCCGCCAGTATCCGCAATATTGCCCATGTAGAGCAAGCTGCCATCGCCGGCGCACACATCGCTACCATCCCGGGCTCACTCCTGCCATCACTCTGGAAGCACCCGCTGACCGACAATGGGATTGAACGCTTCCTGAAGGACTGGGAGAAGGTTCCACAGGTTTAA